The following proteins are co-located in the Dromiciops gliroides isolate mDroGli1 chromosome 2, mDroGli1.pri, whole genome shotgun sequence genome:
- the YWHAB gene encoding 14-3-3 protein beta/alpha: MTMDKSELVQKAKLAEQAERYDDMAAAMKAVTEQGHELSNEERNLLSVAYKNVVGARRSSWRVISSIEQKTERSEKKQQMGREYREKIEAELQDICNDVLELLDKYLILNATQPESKVFYLKMKGDYFRYLSEVASGDNKQTTVSNSQQAYQEAFEISKKEMQPTHPIRLGLALNFSVFYYEILNSPEKACSLAKTAFDEAIAELDTLNEESYKDSTLIMQLLRDNLTLWTSENQGDEGDAGEGEN, translated from the exons ATGACCATGGATAAAAGTGAGCTTGTGCAGAAAGCGAAACTCGCTGAGCAGGCTGAACGTTATGATGACATGGCTGCTGCCATGAAGGCAGTCACTGAGCAAGGGCATGAATTGTCCAATGAAGAGAGGAACCTCCTTTCGGTAGCCTACAAGAATGTGGTAGGTGCCCGACGTTCTTCCTGGCGAGTGATTTCCAGCATTGAACAGAAGACAGAGAGGAGTGAGAAGAAGCAGCAGATGGGCAGAGAGTACCGTGAGAAAATCGAAGCAGAATTGCAGGATATCTGCAATGATGTTCTG GAGCTCTTGGACAAGTACCTTATTCTCAATGCCACACAACCAGAAAGTAAGGTCTTCTACTTAAAGATGAAAGGTGATTACTTCAGATATCTCTCAGAGGTGGCATCTGGAGACAATAAACAAA cCACAGTATCAAACTCCCAACAAGCTTACCAGGAAGCATTTGAAATTAGTAAGAAAGAAATGCAGCCCACACACCCAATTCGACTTGGCTTGGCTCTCAATTTCTCTGTCTTTTACTATGAAATACTAAATTCACCTGAGAAAGCTTGCAGTCTGGCAAAAACG GCCTTTGATGAAGCAATAGCTGAACTGGATACACTGAATGAAGAATCTTACAAAGATAGTACTCTGATCATGCAGTTACTCAGGGACAATCTCACT TTATGGACTTCAGAAAACCAAGGTGATGAAGGGGATGCTGGCGAGGGAGAGAACTAA